Proteins from one Triplophysa rosa unplaced genomic scaffold, Trosa_1v2 scaffold132_ERROPOS191807, whole genome shotgun sequence genomic window:
- the nfil3 gene encoding nuclear factor interleukin-3-regulated protein produces MTTLCNMQAIKKEPSCSGPDTAEDALVLALQGADRDLITHKMSTLPFKTKSSTCRRKREFIPDEKKDNLYWERRRKNNEAAKCSRENRRLNDMVLENKLVALGEENASLKAELLSLKLRFGLVSSAAYAQEVQKISSSTAALFQDYTRKIESASLTSSYISVIKHSFHSALSDGSDSSMLTHESPLINISRFPDIIKQERLETCIYAKDRTSPYELYRNYLSSPFPEILSQPSPFLQITRSSSNSPRMSDGDDISKSSDGEDEQQVPKGPFPFKAVSKSVIVSTLKVPDASASALPHKLRIKTRAIQIKVEAIDPNYESSRKYSSPIDMSASGCYQMCQYATPEYMQSSLSPLSLQASSVQDWNHQPQEWHKDHQEAPADCKHRLCPDSPEPNKRIIDRKTISYANTASGNLYLK; encoded by the coding sequence ATGACAACATTGTGTAATATGCAGGCCATTAAGAAGGAGCCCTCATGTAGTGGGCCCGACACTGCAGAGGATGCCCTGGTGCTGGCTTTGCAAGGGGCAGACAGGGACCTGATTACTCACAAGATGTCAACTCTGCCATTTAAGACCAAGTCTTCTACCTGTCGCAGAAAACGCGAGTTCATACCAGATGAGAAAAAAGATAACCTGTACTGGGAGAGAAGGCGCAAAAACAATGAAGCAGCTAAGTGCTCTAGAGAAAATCGTAGGCTTAATGATATGGTGTTGGAGAACAAGCTCGTGGCCCTTGGGGAAGAGAATGCATCCCTGAAAGCTGAGTTGCTGTCTCTTAAACTCAGGTTTGGCTTGGTGAGCTCAGCAGCTTATGCCCAGGAAGTGCAAAAAATTTCCAGTTCCACTGCTGCACTCTTCCAGGACTACACAAGAAAAATAGAATCAGCAAGTTTGACCAGCAGCTATATATCTGTCATCAAGCACTCATTTCACAGTGCTTTATCTGATGGATCTGACTCAAGCATGCTGACTCATGAAAGCCCACTTATAAATATTTCCAGATTCCCTGATATCATTAAGCAAGAACGTCTAGAAACCTGCATTTATGCCAAAGACAGGACTAGTCCATATGAACTATATAGAAACTACCTTAGTAGTCCTTTCCCTGAGATATTGTCCCAGCCATCTCCATTCTTGCAAATCACCAGATCGTCTAGCAATTCACCACGAATGTCTGATGGTGATGACATAAGCAAGTCATCGGATGGGGAAGATGAACAACAGGTCCCAAAAGGCCCATTTCCTTTTAAGGCTGTGTCAAAGAGTGTGATAGTTTCCACCCTCAAGGTGCCGGATGCCAGTGCTTCAGCTTTGCCTCACAAATTGAGGATCAAGACTCGGGCAATCCAGATTAAAGTAGAGGCTATAGATCCCAATTATGAATCGTCCAGAAAATACTCCTCTCCCATTGACATGTCTGCGAGTGGATGCTATCAAATGTGTCAGTACGCTACACCGGAGTACATGCAGTCTTCTCTAAGCCCTTTGTCTCTGCAGGCATCCAGTGTTCAGGACTGGAATCACCAGCCTCAGGAATGGCACAAAGATCACCAGGAGGCACCCGCTGACTGCAAGCACCGGCTCTGTCCAGACTCACCAGAACCTAACAAACGAATTATTGACCGTAAAACTATCTCCTATGCTAACACTGCATCTGGGAACTTATACTTGAAATGA